From Micromonospora nigra, one genomic window encodes:
- a CDS encoding metal-sensitive transcriptional regulator, protein MTAPTPPPTRGYTATKDQLLGRLRRIEGQVRGIEKMVDEDRYCIDVLTQISAIQAALDKVALGLLDGHARHCMHEGAVEGRADEMATEMMAAVGRLMKRG, encoded by the coding sequence ATGACCGCACCCACGCCGCCTCCGACCCGGGGTTACACCGCCACGAAGGACCAGCTGCTCGGCCGGCTGCGCCGCATCGAGGGGCAGGTCCGGGGCATCGAGAAGATGGTCGACGAGGACCGCTACTGCATCGACGTGCTCACCCAGATCTCGGCCATCCAGGCCGCCCTCGACAAGGTCGCCCTCGGCCTGCTCGACGGGCACGCCCGGCACTGCATGCACGAGGGCGCCGTCGAGGGCCGCGCCGACGAGATGGCCACCGAGATGATGGCCGCCGTCGGCCGTCTGATGAAGCGCGGCTGA
- a CDS encoding heavy metal translocating P-type ATPase, whose protein sequence is MTHEHAPAGAHHQSPGGGPHGGGHDKHAGHDPEQFRRKFWLSLALTVPIVVTSHMVMDWFGYELDFPGIEAVGPVLGSVVYLYGGWPFLEGAIREVRDRAPGMMLLISMAITVAYVASMATSLGAFDLDFWWELAALVTIMLLGHWQEMKAIGQARGALSALAALLPDDAERVTTDGEVQRVPVAELRVDDVVLVRSGARVPADGVVVDGVAELDESMVTGESRPVSRGVGDRVVAGTVATDSALRVRVDAVGEDTTLAGIGRLVEQAQASSGRAQVLADRFAATLFYVASAAAVLTFVVWGFLGDVDQSVVRTVTVLVIACPHALGLAIPLVIALSTALSARAGILVKDRIALERMRTVDAVLFDKTGTLTKGAHTVKGVAAVTGMSEDDVLRVAGAVESDSEHPLARALVTVARDRGLPARATDFRSLTGRGVQATVDGTAYAVGGPALLRDLDVTVPQELAGAERNWSARGAAVLHLLRLSEGAPPAVIGAFALEDEVRPEAREAVAELRRHGVRKIAMITGDARPVAEAVAADLGFRAGVDEVFAEVLPADKDRAVADLQAQGLTVAMVGDGVNDAPALARADVGLAIGAGTDVAIESAGVILASSDPRGVLAVIRLSQASYRKMVQNLAWAAGYNVVAIPLAAGVLAWAGLTLSPAVGAVLMSASTIVVALNAQLLRRVRLTPAA, encoded by the coding sequence ATGACCCACGAACACGCGCCCGCGGGGGCACATCACCAGTCTCCCGGCGGCGGCCCCCACGGTGGCGGGCACGACAAGCACGCCGGACACGACCCCGAGCAGTTCCGCCGCAAGTTCTGGCTGAGCCTGGCGCTCACCGTGCCCATCGTGGTCACCAGCCACATGGTGATGGACTGGTTCGGCTACGAGCTGGACTTCCCCGGCATCGAGGCGGTCGGGCCCGTCCTCGGTTCGGTCGTCTACCTCTACGGTGGCTGGCCGTTCCTGGAGGGCGCCATCCGCGAGGTCCGGGACCGGGCCCCCGGCATGATGCTGCTGATCTCGATGGCCATCACGGTCGCGTACGTCGCCTCCATGGCCACCAGCCTCGGCGCGTTCGACCTGGACTTCTGGTGGGAGCTGGCCGCGCTGGTGACCATCATGCTCCTCGGGCACTGGCAGGAGATGAAGGCGATCGGCCAGGCGAGGGGGGCGCTCAGTGCCCTCGCCGCGCTGCTGCCCGACGACGCCGAGCGCGTCACCACCGACGGTGAGGTGCAGCGGGTGCCGGTCGCCGAGCTGCGCGTCGACGACGTGGTGCTGGTCCGCTCGGGCGCCCGCGTACCGGCCGACGGGGTCGTGGTGGACGGCGTCGCCGAACTGGACGAGTCCATGGTCACGGGGGAGTCCCGGCCGGTCTCGCGGGGGGTGGGGGACAGGGTGGTGGCCGGCACCGTGGCCACCGACTCGGCCCTGCGGGTCCGGGTCGACGCGGTCGGCGAGGACACCACGCTGGCCGGCATCGGTCGGCTCGTCGAGCAGGCGCAGGCCTCCAGCGGGCGGGCCCAGGTGCTCGCCGACCGGTTCGCGGCGACGCTGTTCTACGTCGCCAGCGCCGCCGCCGTGCTCACCTTCGTGGTCTGGGGGTTCCTCGGCGACGTCGACCAGTCCGTGGTGCGGACCGTGACGGTCCTGGTGATCGCCTGCCCCCACGCGCTGGGGCTGGCCATCCCACTGGTGATCGCGTTGTCCACGGCGCTGTCGGCGCGGGCCGGCATCCTGGTCAAGGACCGTATCGCCCTGGAACGGATGCGTACCGTCGACGCCGTGCTGTTCGACAAGACCGGCACCCTGACCAAGGGGGCGCACACGGTCAAGGGAGTCGCCGCCGTGACCGGCATGAGCGAGGACGATGTGCTGCGGGTCGCCGGGGCCGTCGAGTCCGACAGTGAACACCCGCTGGCCAGGGCACTGGTGACGGTGGCCCGGGACCGGGGACTGCCCGCGCGGGCCACCGACTTCCGCTCGCTGACCGGCCGTGGGGTGCAGGCGACGGTCGACGGCACCGCGTACGCCGTCGGCGGGCCGGCCCTGCTGCGCGACCTCGACGTCACGGTGCCGCAGGAACTGGCGGGAGCCGAGCGGAACTGGTCGGCGCGGGGTGCGGCGGTGCTGCACCTGCTCCGGCTGTCCGAGGGTGCGCCGCCGGCGGTGATCGGGGCGTTCGCTCTCGAGGACGAGGTCCGACCCGAGGCTCGGGAGGCCGTCGCCGAGCTGCGTCGCCACGGCGTGCGCAAGATCGCGATGATCACCGGGGACGCCCGGCCGGTCGCCGAGGCCGTCGCCGCCGACCTGGGCTTCCGGGCGGGGGTGGACGAGGTGTTCGCCGAGGTGCTGCCCGCCGACAAGGACCGGGCGGTGGCCGACCTGCAGGCGCAGGGGTTGACCGTGGCGATGGTCGGTGACGGCGTCAACGACGCCCCGGCCCTGGCCCGCGCCGACGTGGGACTCGCCATCGGTGCCGGCACCGACGTGGCGATCGAGTCCGCTGGGGTGATCCTGGCCTCCTCGGACCCGCGCGGGGTCCTCGCGGTGATCCGACTGTCGCAGGCCTCGTACCGCAAGATGGTCCAGAACCTGGCCTGGGCGGCCGGCTACAACGTGGTGGCGATCCCGCTCGCCGCCGGGGTGTTGGCCTGGGCCGGGTTGACGCTCAGCCCGGCGGTGGGCGCGGTGCTGATGTCCGCGTCCACCATCGTGGTGGCGCTCAACGCCCAACTGCTGCGGCGGGTGCGGCTCACGCCGGCTGCCTGA
- a CDS encoding extracellular catalytic domain type 1 short-chain-length polyhydroxyalkanoate depolymerase produces MRRQLRLLCAALATAALAALAAVSVPAPATAATLTEVTNFGANPSNLRMYLYVPDAVAPRPGLVVAVHYCTGTGPAMYSGTQFAALADRYGFIVVYPSVTRSSQCFDVSSPQALRRGGGSDPVGITSMIDHVRQRYPVDPDRIFATGISSGAMMTNVLLGLYPDVFSAGAAFSGVPFGCFATTNGSEWNSDCANGQLVRTPQQWGDLVRNAYPGYTGPRPRMQTWHGTDDEVLRYPNFGEQIKQWTNVHGLSQTPTYTDTPQAGYTRTRYGGSGGTAPVEAISMQGVPHNLPVDAAQAIRFFGLDGTPPPTSPPPTTPPPSTPPPSTPPPSTPPPSTPPPTTPPPTTPPPSTPPPSTPPPSTGQCRVSYTVNAWNTGLTTAITVTNTSTRAVDGWSLAFPLPAGQTITNGWNATYAPSSGAVTARNLSYNGVIAPGGSVGFGFQATHTGTTGRPSSFTLNGTACTIA; encoded by the coding sequence ATGAGACGACAGTTGAGGCTGCTGTGCGCCGCCCTGGCCACGGCGGCCCTGGCCGCGCTCGCCGCCGTGTCGGTGCCCGCCCCCGCGACGGCCGCCACGCTGACCGAGGTCACCAACTTCGGTGCCAACCCCAGCAACCTGCGCATGTACCTGTACGTGCCGGACGCCGTGGCGCCCCGACCGGGGCTGGTGGTCGCGGTGCACTACTGCACCGGAACCGGCCCGGCCATGTACTCCGGCACCCAGTTCGCCGCCCTGGCCGACCGGTACGGCTTCATCGTCGTCTACCCCTCGGTCACCCGCAGCAGCCAGTGCTTCGACGTCTCCTCCCCGCAGGCGCTGCGCCGCGGCGGCGGCAGCGACCCGGTCGGCATCACATCCATGATCGACCACGTCCGGCAGCGCTACCCGGTGGACCCGGACCGGATCTTCGCCACCGGCATCTCCTCCGGGGCGATGATGACCAACGTCCTGCTCGGTCTCTACCCCGACGTGTTCAGCGCCGGGGCCGCCTTCTCCGGCGTCCCCTTCGGGTGCTTCGCCACCACCAACGGTTCCGAGTGGAACAGCGACTGCGCCAACGGCCAACTCGTCCGCACCCCGCAGCAGTGGGGCGACCTGGTACGCAACGCCTACCCGGGCTACACCGGACCGCGCCCGCGCATGCAGACCTGGCACGGCACCGACGACGAGGTGCTGCGCTACCCGAACTTCGGCGAGCAGATCAAGCAGTGGACCAACGTGCACGGGCTGAGCCAGACGCCGACGTACACGGACACGCCGCAGGCCGGCTACACCCGCACCCGCTACGGCGGTAGCGGCGGCACCGCGCCGGTCGAGGCGATCAGCATGCAGGGGGTGCCGCACAACCTGCCGGTCGACGCCGCCCAGGCGATCCGCTTCTTCGGCCTCGACGGCACCCCGCCGCCGACCAGCCCGCCGCCCACGACACCCCCGCCGAGCACGCCCCCGCCGAGCACGCCCCCGCCCAGCACGCCGCCGCCCAGCACTCCCCCGCCAACCACGCCGCCGCCAACCACGCCGCCGCCCAGCACGCCGCCGCCCAGCACGCCGCCGCCGTCGACGGGCCAGTGCCGCGTCTCCTACACGGTCAACGCCTGGAACACCGGGCTCACCACGGCGATCACCGTCACCAACACCTCCACCAGGGCGGTCGACGGTTGGTCCCTGGCGTTCCCGCTGCCCGCCGGTCAGACCATCACCAACGGCTGGAACGCGACGTACGCACCGTCCAGCGGCGCGGTGACCGCCCGCAACCTCTCGTACAACGGCGTCATCGCACCGGGGGGCTCGGTCGGGTTCGGCTTCCAGGCCACCCACACCGGCACCACCGGCCGTCCGTCCTCGTTCACGCTCAACGGCACCGCCTGCACGATCGCCTGA
- a CDS encoding LacI family DNA-binding transcriptional regulator, whose product MGQTPVVRAAVMSDVARLAGVSHQTVSRVLNNHPSVRPETRERVLRAARQLNYRPNAMARGLAGRRSRVIGVVSFDTILYGPAATLLGVERAARAAGYGINIVALERIDRVGMTAAIDALTEQSVAGVVIIAPMMTAALAVHGLPTGVPAVVVESGVGTGELPSISVDQVAGARMAVEHLLGLGHETVWHLAGPQDWLEARDRADGWRRALERAGRPVPSVVTGDWSPRAGYEIGQRLAARRDVTAVFCANDHQALGLLRALHQYGVRVPEDVSVVGFDDIPESEYLTPPLTTVRQDFDEVGRRCVAALLELLDDGVGPTRTGHPLVDPLLVVRDSSAARRS is encoded by the coding sequence ATGGGCCAGACGCCGGTCGTCCGCGCCGCCGTGATGAGCGACGTCGCCCGGCTCGCCGGCGTGTCGCACCAGACGGTGTCGCGGGTGCTGAACAACCACCCGAGCGTGCGGCCCGAGACGCGGGAGCGGGTGCTGCGGGCCGCACGCCAGCTCAACTACCGTCCCAACGCCATGGCCCGGGGCCTCGCCGGCCGGCGCTCCCGGGTCATCGGCGTGGTCAGCTTCGACACCATCCTGTACGGTCCGGCGGCCACGCTGCTGGGCGTCGAACGTGCCGCCCGCGCCGCGGGCTACGGGATCAACATCGTGGCGTTGGAGCGGATCGACCGCGTCGGGATGACGGCCGCCATCGACGCGTTGACCGAACAGTCGGTGGCCGGGGTCGTCATCATCGCCCCGATGATGACGGCGGCCCTGGCCGTGCACGGGCTGCCCACGGGGGTGCCGGCGGTGGTGGTCGAGTCCGGTGTCGGCACCGGCGAACTGCCGAGCATCTCGGTCGACCAGGTGGCCGGCGCCCGCATGGCCGTCGAACACCTGCTCGGTCTGGGGCACGAGACGGTGTGGCACCTCGCGGGCCCGCAGGACTGGCTGGAGGCGCGGGACCGGGCCGACGGGTGGCGCCGGGCCCTGGAGCGGGCCGGGCGGCCCGTGCCGTCGGTCGTCACCGGGGACTGGAGCCCGCGGGCCGGCTACGAGATCGGGCAGCGACTGGCGGCGCGGCGGGACGTGACGGCGGTCTTCTGCGCCAACGACCACCAGGCGCTCGGCCTGCTGCGGGCCCTGCACCAGTACGGCGTGCGGGTGCCCGAGGACGTCAGCGTGGTCGGCTTCGACGACATTCCGGAGTCGGAGTACCTCACCCCGCCGCTGACCACCGTCCGCCAGGATTTCGACGAGGTCGGCCGTCGGTGTGTGGCGGCGTTGCTGGAGCTGCTCGACGACGGGGTCGGCCCGACGCGCACCGGGCATCCCCTGGTGGACCCGCTGCTCGTGGTGCGCGACAGCAGCGCGGCACGGCGCAGCTGA
- a CDS encoding heavy-metal-associated domain-containing protein has protein sequence MTTTTYRVTGMTCGHCVNSVSSEISGIDGVRDVTVDLGSGQVTVTSEAPLDPAAVRAAVDEAGYELVDA, from the coding sequence ATGACCACCACGACCTACCGGGTGACGGGCATGACCTGCGGGCACTGCGTCAACTCGGTCAGCAGCGAGATTAGCGGCATCGACGGCGTGCGCGACGTCACCGTCGACCTCGGCAGCGGACAGGTCACCGTGACCAGCGAGGCGCCCCTGGACCCGGCGGCCGTCCGGGCCGCCGTCGACGAGGCCGGCTACGAACTCGTCGACGCCTGA